A stretch of DNA from Micromonospora peucetia:
GTCAGGTCGGCGATGGCGGCGGTCACCTGGGAGGGCAGCATCCCGCCGTTGGTGTCACAGAGCACCATCCGTTCGGCGCCCGCGGCGAGCGCGGTCTCCACCACGGCGGCGGTGTACGCCGGATCGAACCGGTAGCCGTCGAAGAAGTGCTCCCCGTCGACGAAGACCCGGCGTCCCTCGGCCACCAGGTGCGTCACCGTGTCGTGGATCATCGCCAGGTTCTCGGCCGCGGTGGTGCGCAGCGCCCGCTCGACGTGCCGCAGGTCCGCCTTGGCGACCAGGGCGACGGCCGGCGTCTGCGCGTCGAGCAGGCCGCGGACCTGCGGGTCCTCGCCGACGGCCAGCCCGGCCCGTCGGGTGGCCCCGAACGCGACCAGCAGCGCGTGTCTCAGGTCGAGTTCGGTGCGCGCCCGGCGGAAGAACTCGGTGTCCTTCGGCACGGCGCCCGGCCAGCCACCCTCGATGAAGCCGACCCCGAACTCGTCGAGCAGCCGGGCCACCGCGAGCTTGTCGACCACCGAGTAGCTGAGCCCCTCACGCTGGGCGCCGTCGCGCAGCGTGGTGTCGTACACCTGGAACGTCATCAGGGAGTCCTTTCGAGAGCAACAAAAAGACCTCCCGCGGTGCGGGAGGTCTGCGCGCTCGGCGGAGGGAGAGGCCGGCGCGCTAGGTGCGAATAATCAGGTGGGTGCTGGTCACGATCGCCACTCTGCCACCCGGACCCCCGTTTTGGGAGGCAGAACCCACATGGCGGGACGGTGACAGAGGGTCGCGGTACCGCACCGAGGGCGGTTCGCCAGCACAACGCGCCGCTCGTGATCGACTTCACAAGTCACCCGGCCGCCACCAGGCAGAAACGACGGTGCGGAAGAATCTGGAACTGATCCAGTTTATCGGCCTCGTGCCGCTGCCAAGGAGGACCTGTGCTCACTGTCGGTGACCGCTTCCCCGAGTACGAACTCACCGCCTGCGTGTCGCTGGACGCCGACAAGGCGTTCGAGTCGATCAACCACAAGTCCCACCAGGGCAAGTGGCGGGTCGTCTTCTTCTGGCCGAAGGACTTCACCTTCGTCTGCCCGACCGAGATCGCGGAGTTCGGCCGGCTGAACGAGGAGTTCGCCGACCGCGACGCCCAGGTCCTCGGCGTGTCGGTGGACAACGAGTTCGTCCACCACGCGTGGCGCAAGGACCACCCGGACCTGCGCGACCTCCCGTTCCCGATGCTCAGCGACATCAAGCGCGAGCTGACCGCCGACTGCGGCGTGCTCGGCGAGGACGGCGTGGCCCAGCGGGCCACCTTCATCGTCGACCCGGACAACGAGATCCAGTTCGTCATGGTGACCGCCGGTTCGGTCGGCCGGAACGTCTCCGAGGTGCTGCGGGTGCTCGACGCCCTGCAGACCGACGAGCTCTGCCCGTGCAACTGGAACAAGGGCGGCGACACCCTGGACGCCACCAAGCTCCTCGCCGGCGCCGGAGCCTGACCATGGGCCTGGACGTCATCAAGGCGGCTCTGCCCGAGTACGCCAAGGACATCAAGCTCAACCTCAGCTCCACCATCGCCACCAGCACGCTGAAGCCGGAGCAGGCCTGGGGCACCGCCCTGGCCTGTGCCGTCGCGGCGCGCAACCCGGTGGTGCTGCGCGAGATCGCGGCCGAGGCGGCCAGCCACCTCGGACCGGAGGCGGTCGAGGCGGCCAAGGGCGCCGCCGCGATCATGGCGATGAACAACGTCTACTACCGGGCCAAGCACCTGATCGGCGACGATCAGTACCAGTCGATCCCGGCCCGACTGCGGATGCAGATCATCGCCAAGCCGGGCGTCGACAAGGCCGACTTCGAGCTGTGGTGCCTGGCGGTCTCGGCGATCACCGGCTGCGGGGTCTGCCTGGAGTCGCACGAGAAGACCCTGCGCAACGCGGGCTTCAGCCGCGAGCAGGTGCACGAGGGGCTGCGCATCGCCGCCGTCGTGCACGCCGCCGCGGTCACCCTGGACGCCCAGGCCGCGCTCGCCTGACGCGTACGCCCCGACGGGCCGGAGCCGCACCGCGGCCCCGGCCCGTCGCCGTCTCCAGTGGCGGCCCCGGCTGCCCGCCGTTTCCGGTGGCGACCGCCCGGGTAGCTCCTCGAAGAGACGAGACACCCGGACCGGCGAGACGACTGGCGACAGTCGGGGCAGGAGTTGTCAGATGGACAGGCTCGACCCGCACAGCACCCACGGCAGCCCGGACCCGCTACGCGGCGGCGGCCAGGGCGAGTTCGCCGGGAGCGCCCCGCCCGGCACGTTCGACCCGTGGCGTTACCGGGACACCGCGAGGATCGCCGACGCCGACCTGGTCGGCTACAAGGTCGAGGCCACCGACGGCGGCATCGGCAAGATCGACAGCGCCAGCCACGAGGTCAACGACAGCTACCTGGTGGTGGACACCGGGCCGTGGATCTTCGGCCGGAAGGTCATGATCCCGGCCGGCACCGTCAACCACGTCGACCACGACGAGCGCAAGGTGTACGTCGACCGGAGCAAGGACCAGATCAAGGCCGCCCCGGAGTACGACGAGACCGCCGACACCGACCCCACCTACCGGGACCGGCTCGGCGGCTACTACGACGAGACGTACTCGGCCATCCCGCCCGGCACCGCCCGCTAGCCGACACCGGCGCGCGACGGCCTCCCGTGGATCGCGGGAGGCCGTTACCGTGTCAGCGTGGACGCCACCGAGGTCGGTCGCAGGATCCCCTTCTCCGCGATGTTCAACTTCCGTGACGTGGGCGGGCACTCCGGCCACGACGGTCGCACGGTGCGCCGGGGGCGGCTCTACCGCTCCGACTCGCTGCACCGTATCGACGACACCGACCGGGAGGCGTTCGCCGCCCTCGGCATTCGCACGGTCATCGACCTGCGCCGCCCGTACGAAGTGGAACGCGACGGCCGCGTCCCCCACTTCGACGGCCTGACCTGGCGCAACATCCACCCGGAGCACGCGGAGTGGGGCGAGCGGCCCTACCGTCCCGGCACCGACCTGGCCCGCTACCTGGCCGACCGGTACGCCGACCTCGCCGAGACCGGCACCGTCGGGATCGCCGAGGCGATCGGACTGATCGCCGACTCCGCCAACACCCCCGCGGTCGTGCACTGTGTCGCCGGCAAGGACCGCACGGGCATCGTCTGTGGGCTCACCCTCGCGGTGCTCGGTGTCGGTGACGACGACATCGTCGCCGACTACGCCCTGAGCACCGAGGCCGGCGAGCGGTACCGCGCCTGGTTCGAGGCCACCGGCCGGAAGACCGGGCAGATCCTGCCGGTGCTGACCTGCCCCGCCGAGGCCATGACGCTCTTCCTCGCCGAACTGCGGGAGGCGCACGGCTCGATCGAGGGCTACCTGCACCACGCCGGCGTCACCGAGCCCCAACTCGCCGCCCTCCGCACCCACCTCCTGACCTAACTCGACGCCCCGCCCCGCGCTGTGCCGCGATCTTGCAGTTTCTGCCCCGGAAATGCGCAGTATGGACGAAATATCCGGGCGTAAAGTGCAAGATCGGCGCGCGGTGGGATGGGGCGGGGCAGCGCGGTGGGATGGGGCGGGGCAGCGGAGCGGTGGGTGGGTGGGTGGGCGGCATGGTGGTTTGGCGACGACGCCCCCGCGCCGGGGGCGCGAGGGCGTCGTCGGTCGTACGTTCAGGTCAGAGAGGTCGTACGTTCAGGGTCAGAGGATGCGTCGGACCCAGCTGTGCGGGTCGGCGGTCTTGCCCCGCTGGAGGTCTACGAGCTGCTGACGCAGGGCCATGGTGACCCGCCCCGGCCCGCCGCCGCCGACCAGGAACTCACCGTCGGGGAAGCGCACCTGACCGATCGGAGTGACCACGGCGGCGGTGCCGCAGGCGAACACCTCGCGGAGCCGGCCGCTCGCGGCATCCGCCTGCCAGTCGGCGAAGCTCACCGGGCGCTCCTCGATCCGGTGCCCGGCGTTGGCGGCCAGGGTGAGCACCGACTCCCGGGTGATGCCGGGCAGGATCGTGCCGGTCAGCGGCGGGGTGACCACTGTGTCGTCATCGTAGACGAAGAACACGTTCATGCCGCCCAGCTCGTCGACGAAGCGGCGCTCCACCGCGTCCAGGAAGACCACCTGGTCGCAGCCGTGCTCGATCGCCTCGGCCTGAGCCGCCAGCGAGGCGGCGTAGTTGCCGCCGCACTTCGCCGCGCCGGTGCCGCCCGGGGCGGCGCGGGTGTAGTCCGGGGAGACCCAGACCGTCACCGGCTTCACGCCGCCGGAGAAGTAGGCGCCGGCCGGCGAGGCGATCACCACGTAGAGGTACTCGTTGGCCGGCCGGACGCCGAGGAACACCTCGCTGGCGAACATGAACGGCCGCAGGTAGAGGCTGCTGTCCTCGATCTCGGGGATCCAGCCCTGGTCGACCTCGACAAGCTTGCGCAGCGACTCGACGAACGCCTCCTCGGGCAGCACCGGCATCGCCATCCGCCGGGCGGAGGTGGCGAACCTGGCGGCGTTGGCCTCCGGGCGGAACATGGTGACGCCGCCGTCGGCCGTCCGGTAGGCCTTCAGCCCCTCGAAGATCTCCTGCGCGTAGTGCAGCACCGCGGCGGCCGGGTCCATCGGGATCGGCGCGCGCGCCTCGACCCGGGCGTCGTACCAGCCCTTGCCGTCGGCGTAGCGGATGGTGACCATGTGGTCGGTGAAGACCCGACCGAAGCCCGGGTTGGCCAGCAGGGCGGCCCGGTCGGCGGCGGATACCGGCGCGGGATTCGGACGGATCTCGAAGTCGAGCTTGTCACCACCGCTCATCGCGCTGACCTCCCTGCGGGACTACGGCACACGGGTCCGCATGCCGAGAATTCTGGTGCGAGAAACTTACCCCGAACGGTCGTTCAGCGGGTAGCGCGCCCGGGCGTACCGGCAGCGCCGGACGGGTGGACGCCGCCGGGCCGGGGTGCGGCCGGGCGGCGGATTCGGGACCTCGGGGTGGGGTGGCCGGCGGCCTCAGGAGGTGGCGTACCCGGCCAGCCGGTCGCCGACCTCCTCGGTGCGCAGTGCCACGCCCGGGGTCCGCCCGGCCAGCTCCGCGCCCACCGCCGCGGTGACCCGGGCTGCGGCGTCGGCGTGCCCGAGCTGGTCGAGCAGCAGGGCCGCCGAGAGTACGGCCGCGACCGGGTCGGCCACGCCGCGACCGGCGATGTCCGGTGCCGAGCCGTGTACCGGCTCGAACATCGAGGGGTACGCCCTCTCAGGGTTGATGCTGCCGCTGGCGGCCAGCCCGATCCCACCGGTGACCGCGGCGGCGATGTCGGTGAGGATGTCGCCGAACAGGTTGTCGGTGACCACCACGTCGTAGCGCTGGGGCTGGGTGACCAGGAACATCGCGGCGGCGTCGACGTGCTGGTACTCCGTGGTCACGTCGGGGTACTCGGCGGCGACGGCCTCGAACGCGCGCGCCCACAGCGAGCCGGCATGGGTGAGCACGTTGGTCTTGTGCACGAGGGTGACCTTGCGCCGCTCCCGGCGCGAGGCGCGGGCGAAGGCGTCGCGGATCACCCGCTCCACCCCGTACCGGGTGTTCAGGCTCTCCTCGGTGGCGATCTCGGCCGGGGTGCCCCGGTGCAGCGCGCCACCGGCGCCCGCGTACAGGCCCTCGGTGCCCTCACGGACCACGACCAGGTCGACCTCGCCGGGCTTGACGCTCGCCAGCGGCCCGCCCACGCCGGGCCAGAGCCGCGACGGGCGCAGGTTGACGTACTGGTCGAAGGCGAAGCGCAGCTTGAGCAGCAGCCCTCGCTCCAGCACCCCGGGCGGGACGGTCGGGTCGCCGACGGCGCCGAGCAGGATCGCGTCGTGCCCGGCCAGCTCGGCCAGCACGGAGTCGGGCAGCACCTCGCCGGTGCGGTGCCAGCGGGCGGCGCCGAGGTCGTACCCAGTGGCGTCCACCCCCGGCAGCACGGCGTCGATGACCTTGCGGGCCTGCGCGACCACCTCGGGTCCGATCCCGTCCCCAGCCACCACCGCGATCCGTGCCACGTCGCTGTGCTCCCTCGCCTCGCCGTTTCGTCCGACCGTACGCCGCCGTCCCGTCTCCCGGTACGAACCTTCCAGCATTTGGGAAACGA
This window harbors:
- a CDS encoding peroxiredoxin, whose amino-acid sequence is MLTVGDRFPEYELTACVSLDADKAFESINHKSHQGKWRVVFFWPKDFTFVCPTEIAEFGRLNEEFADRDAQVLGVSVDNEFVHHAWRKDHPDLRDLPFPMLSDIKRELTADCGVLGEDGVAQRATFIVDPDNEIQFVMVTAGSVGRNVSEVLRVLDALQTDELCPCNWNKGGDTLDATKLLAGAGA
- a CDS encoding carboxymuconolactone decarboxylase family protein, producing the protein MGLDVIKAALPEYAKDIKLNLSSTIATSTLKPEQAWGTALACAVAARNPVVLREIAAEAASHLGPEAVEAAKGAAAIMAMNNVYYRAKHLIGDDQYQSIPARLRMQIIAKPGVDKADFELWCLAVSAITGCGVCLESHEKTLRNAGFSREQVHEGLRIAAVVHAAAVTLDAQAALA
- a CDS encoding PRC-barrel domain-containing protein; this translates as MDRLDPHSTHGSPDPLRGGGQGEFAGSAPPGTFDPWRYRDTARIADADLVGYKVEATDGGIGKIDSASHEVNDSYLVVDTGPWIFGRKVMIPAGTVNHVDHDERKVYVDRSKDQIKAAPEYDETADTDPTYRDRLGGYYDETYSAIPPGTAR
- a CDS encoding tyrosine-protein phosphatase, giving the protein MAGGRYRVSVDATEVGRRIPFSAMFNFRDVGGHSGHDGRTVRRGRLYRSDSLHRIDDTDREAFAALGIRTVIDLRRPYEVERDGRVPHFDGLTWRNIHPEHAEWGERPYRPGTDLARYLADRYADLAETGTVGIAEAIGLIADSANTPAVVHCVAGKDRTGIVCGLTLAVLGVGDDDIVADYALSTEAGERYRAWFEATGRKTGQILPVLTCPAEAMTLFLAELREAHGSIEGYLHHAGVTEPQLAALRTHLLT
- a CDS encoding branched-chain amino acid aminotransferase: MSGGDKLDFEIRPNPAPVSAADRAALLANPGFGRVFTDHMVTIRYADGKGWYDARVEARAPIPMDPAAAVLHYAQEIFEGLKAYRTADGGVTMFRPEANAARFATSARRMAMPVLPEEAFVESLRKLVEVDQGWIPEIEDSSLYLRPFMFASEVFLGVRPANEYLYVVIASPAGAYFSGGVKPVTVWVSPDYTRAAPGGTGAAKCGGNYAASLAAQAEAIEHGCDQVVFLDAVERRFVDELGGMNVFFVYDDDTVVTPPLTGTILPGITRESVLTLAANAGHRIEERPVSFADWQADAASGRLREVFACGTAAVVTPIGQVRFPDGEFLVGGGGPGRVTMALRQQLVDLQRGKTADPHSWVRRIL
- a CDS encoding 3-isopropylmalate dehydrogenase, translating into MARIAVVAGDGIGPEVVAQARKVIDAVLPGVDATGYDLGAARWHRTGEVLPDSVLAELAGHDAILLGAVGDPTVPPGVLERGLLLKLRFAFDQYVNLRPSRLWPGVGGPLASVKPGEVDLVVVREGTEGLYAGAGGALHRGTPAEIATEESLNTRYGVERVIRDAFARASRRERRKVTLVHKTNVLTHAGSLWARAFEAVAAEYPDVTTEYQHVDAAAMFLVTQPQRYDVVVTDNLFGDILTDIAAAVTGGIGLAASGSINPERAYPSMFEPVHGSAPDIAGRGVADPVAAVLSAALLLDQLGHADAAARVTAAVGAELAGRTPGVALRTEEVGDRLAGYATS